A single window of Kitasatospora sp. HUAS MG31 DNA harbors:
- the rpmG gene encoding 50S ribosomal protein L33: protein MAATDVRPKITLACVECKERNYITKKNRRNDPDRLEMKKHCPRCNAHTAHRETR, encoded by the coding sequence GTGGCTGCCACCGACGTCCGCCCGAAGATCACGCTGGCCTGCGTGGAGTGCAAGGAGCGGAACTACATCACCAAGAAGAACCGGCGCAACGACCCGGACCGTCTTGAGATGAAGAAGCACTGCCCGCGCTGCAACGCCCACACGGCGCACCGCGAGACCCGCTGA
- a CDS encoding TetR/AcrR family transcriptional regulator: protein MARTSMRMSAEERRESVIRAAMVEFARAGYRGTSTEAIARRVGVSQPYLFRLFPSKQAIFEAACVRCIEDTWRAFDEASEGLDGEAVHEAMSRAYFDLIEDRERVMMQMQMYVSVFAAENGGESEIGEVARAAWSELFDRIRVRLGGDMAVATQFMSYGMLINTLVALGYPRDHRIWSGFEPPKALGMPDAPEVPGGSGELGPSGESDASN from the coding sequence ATGGCGAGGACGAGCATGCGGATGAGTGCCGAGGAGCGGCGCGAGAGCGTCATCCGTGCCGCGATGGTCGAGTTCGCCCGCGCCGGCTACCGCGGGACGTCGACCGAGGCGATCGCCCGGCGGGTGGGCGTCTCGCAGCCGTACCTGTTCCGGCTCTTCCCGAGCAAGCAGGCGATCTTCGAGGCGGCGTGCGTGCGCTGCATCGAGGACACCTGGCGGGCGTTCGACGAGGCCTCCGAGGGTCTCGACGGGGAGGCGGTCCACGAGGCGATGTCCCGGGCCTACTTCGACCTCATCGAGGATCGCGAGCGGGTCATGATGCAGATGCAGATGTACGTCTCGGTGTTCGCCGCCGAGAACGGCGGGGAGTCGGAGATCGGCGAGGTCGCCCGGGCCGCCTGGTCCGAGCTGTTCGACCGGATCAGGGTGCGGCTGGGCGGGGACATGGCGGTGGCCACCCAGTTCATGTCGTACGGAATGCTGATCAACACACTGGTGGCGCTGGGGTATCCGAGGGATCATCGGATCTGGTCGGGCTTCGAGCCGCCCAAGGCGCTCGGCATGCCCGATGCGCCCGAGGTGCCCGGAGGATCCGGGGAACTCGGGCCGTCGGGGGAGTCGGACGCGTCGAACTAG
- a CDS encoding MaoC family dehydratase N-terminal domain-containing protein gives MALDPSFIGRTYPPTEPYEVGREKIREFAVAVGDANPAYTDREAAKALGYPDVIAPPTFPFVITYGAAAQVVNDPDLGLDYSRVVHGDQKFAYTRPVRAGDRLAVTVSIDAIKSLAGNDVLTVRGEVHDETGEHVVTAVMTLVARAADEAGE, from the coding sequence ATGGCGCTCGACCCCTCCTTCATCGGGCGGACCTACCCGCCCACCGAGCCCTACGAGGTCGGCCGGGAGAAGATCCGCGAGTTCGCCGTCGCCGTCGGCGACGCCAACCCGGCGTACACCGACCGGGAGGCGGCCAAGGCGCTCGGCTACCCGGACGTCATCGCCCCGCCGACCTTCCCGTTCGTGATCACGTACGGCGCGGCCGCGCAGGTGGTGAACGACCCGGACCTCGGGCTGGACTACTCGCGCGTGGTGCACGGCGACCAGAAGTTCGCCTACACCCGTCCGGTGCGGGCCGGCGACCGGCTGGCGGTCACCGTGAGCATCGACGCGATCAAGTCGCTGGCGGGCAACGACGTGCTGACCGTTCGCGGTGAGGTGCACGACGAGACCGGCGAGCACGTGGTGACCGCGGTCATGACCCTGGTCGCCCGGGCGGCCGACGAGGCGGGGGAGTAG
- a CDS encoding pyridoxal phosphate-dependent aminotransferase: protein MSAPTPAHARPADRRVSARVGAIAESATLAVDAKAKALKAAGRPVIGFGAGEPDFPTPGYIVDAAVAACQDPANHRYTPAGGLPELKAAIVTKTLRDSGYQVDASQVLVTNGGKQAIYNAFAAILDPGDEVIIPAPYWTTYPEAVKLAGGTPVEVVSDETTGYKVSVEQLEAARTENTKVVLFVSPSNPTGAVYTEAEAEAIGRWALEHGLWVLTDEIYEHLVYGDATFTSLPALLPELADKCVVVNGVAKTYAMTGWRVGWMIGPKDVVSAAANLQSHATSNVSNVAQRAAIAAVAGDLSAVDEMKTAFDRRRKTIVTMLNEIDGVLCPEPEGAFYVYPSVKPLLGKEIRGKRPQTSAELAALILDEAEVAVVPGEAFGTPGYLRLSYALGDADLVEGISRVQKLLAEARD from the coding sequence ATGAGCGCACCCACCCCCGCCCACGCCCGCCCCGCCGACCGCCGGGTCTCCGCCCGGGTCGGCGCCATCGCCGAGTCCGCCACCCTCGCCGTGGACGCCAAGGCCAAGGCCCTCAAGGCGGCCGGCCGTCCCGTCATCGGCTTCGGTGCGGGCGAGCCGGACTTCCCGACGCCCGGGTACATCGTCGACGCCGCGGTCGCCGCCTGCCAGGACCCGGCCAACCACCGCTACACCCCGGCGGGCGGCCTGCCCGAGCTCAAGGCCGCCATCGTCACCAAGACGCTCCGCGACTCCGGCTACCAGGTGGACGCCTCCCAGGTGCTGGTCACCAACGGCGGCAAGCAGGCGATCTACAACGCCTTCGCCGCGATCCTCGACCCGGGCGACGAGGTGATCATCCCGGCGCCGTACTGGACCACCTACCCGGAGGCCGTGAAGCTGGCCGGCGGCACCCCGGTCGAGGTGGTCTCGGACGAGACCACCGGCTACAAGGTCTCGGTGGAGCAGCTGGAGGCCGCCCGCACCGAGAACACCAAGGTGGTGCTGTTCGTCTCCCCGTCCAACCCGACCGGCGCGGTGTACACCGAGGCCGAGGCCGAGGCGATCGGCCGCTGGGCGCTGGAGCACGGCCTGTGGGTGCTCACCGACGAGATCTACGAGCACCTGGTGTACGGCGACGCGACCTTCACCTCGCTGCCGGCCCTGCTGCCCGAGCTGGCCGACAAGTGCGTCGTGGTCAACGGCGTGGCCAAGACCTACGCCATGACCGGCTGGCGGGTGGGCTGGATGATCGGCCCGAAGGACGTGGTGAGCGCCGCGGCCAACCTGCAGTCGCACGCCACCTCCAACGTCTCCAACGTGGCGCAGCGCGCGGCCATCGCCGCCGTCGCGGGCGACCTGTCGGCCGTGGACGAGATGAAGACCGCGTTCGACCGCCGCCGGAAGACCATCGTGACGATGCTCAACGAGATCGACGGCGTGCTGTGCCCCGAGCCGGAGGGCGCCTTCTACGTGTACCCGTCGGTCAAGCCGCTGCTGGGCAAGGAGATCCGCGGCAAGCGGCCGCAGACCTCCGCCGAGCTGGCCGCGCTGATCCTGGACGAGGCCGAGGTCGCGGTCGTCCCCGGTGAGGCCTTCGGTACCCCGGGCTACCTGCGGCTGTCGTACGCGCTGGGCGACGCCGACCTGGTCGAGGGCATCAGCCGGGTGCAGAAGCTGCTGGCCGAGGCCCGCGACTGA
- the nusG gene encoding transcription termination/antitermination protein NusG yields MSESPLYDADETVREADVAAEAADAEAAEQILDAADAGVDEVEAADEAEAGEPAEVAALHELTEGEEAADVEAEEAAEVEGEEAAEVEAEVEAEVESDPVAEFREQLRRAPGEWYVIHTYAGYENRVKQNLEQRAVSLNVEDYIFESAVPQEEVVQIKNGDRKTIRQNKLPGYVLVRMDLTPESWGVVRNTPGVTGFVGNAYDPYPLTLDEVVKMLAPDVERAAAKEAGKASPVRPVEVQVLDFEVGDSVTVTDGPFATLQATINEINPDSKKVKGLVEIFGRETPVELSFDQITKN; encoded by the coding sequence GTGTCTGAGTCCCCCCTGTACGACGCCGACGAGACCGTCCGTGAGGCGGATGTCGCGGCCGAGGCTGCTGACGCCGAGGCTGCGGAGCAGATCCTCGACGCCGCGGACGCCGGCGTGGACGAGGTCGAGGCTGCGGACGAGGCCGAGGCGGGCGAGCCGGCCGAGGTCGCCGCGCTGCACGAGCTGACCGAGGGCGAGGAGGCCGCCGACGTCGAGGCCGAGGAGGCCGCCGAGGTCGAGGGCGAGGAGGCCGCCGAGGTCGAGGCCGAGGTTGAGGCCGAGGTCGAGAGTGACCCGGTCGCCGAGTTCCGCGAGCAGCTGCGCCGCGCGCCGGGCGAGTGGTACGTCATCCACACCTACGCCGGCTACGAGAACCGGGTGAAGCAGAACCTGGAGCAGCGCGCCGTCTCGCTGAACGTCGAGGACTACATCTTCGAGTCGGCCGTGCCGCAGGAGGAGGTCGTCCAGATCAAGAACGGCGACCGCAAGACCATCCGCCAGAACAAGCTGCCCGGCTACGTCCTGGTCCGCATGGACCTCACCCCGGAGTCCTGGGGCGTAGTCCGCAACACCCCGGGTGTCACCGGCTTCGTCGGCAACGCGTACGACCCGTACCCGCTGACCCTGGACGAGGTCGTCAAGATGCTCGCCCCGGACGTCGAGCGCGCCGCGGCCAAGGAGGCCGGCAAGGCCTCGCCGGTCCGCCCGGTCGAGGTCCAGGTGCTCGACTTCGAGGTCGGCGACTCGGTCACCGTCACCGACGGTCCGTTCGCCACCCTCCAGGCGACCATCAACGAGATCAACCCGGACTCGAAGAAGGTCAAGGGCCTGGTCGAGATCTTCGGCCGCGAGACCCCGGTCGAGCTGTCGTTCGACCAGATCACCAAGAACTGA
- the rplK gene encoding 50S ribosomal protein L11, with amino-acid sequence MPPKKKKVTGLIKLQINAGAANPAPPVGPALGQHGVNIMEFCKAYNAATESQRGMIVPVEITVYEDRTFTFITKTPPAARLILKAAGIDKGSAEPHKTKVAKLTSAQVREIATVKMPDLNANDLDAAEKIIAGTARSMGITVEG; translated from the coding sequence ATGCCTCCCAAGAAGAAGAAGGTCACGGGGCTTATCAAGCTCCAGATCAACGCCGGCGCGGCCAACCCGGCGCCGCCGGTCGGCCCCGCGCTGGGCCAGCACGGCGTCAACATCATGGAGTTCTGCAAGGCCTACAACGCGGCCACCGAGTCGCAGCGCGGCATGATCGTGCCGGTGGAGATCACGGTCTACGAGGACCGTACCTTCACCTTCATCACGAAGACGCCGCCGGCCGCGCGCCTCATCCTGAAGGCCGCCGGTATCGACAAGGGCTCCGCCGAGCCGCACAAGACCAAGGTCGCCAAGCTGACCTCGGCCCAGGTGCGCGAGATCGCGACGGTGAAGATGCCCGACCTGAACGCCAACGACCTGGACGCCGCGGAGAAGATCATCGCCGGCACCGCCCGGTCGATGGGCATCACCGTCGAGGGCTGA
- the secE gene encoding preprotein translocase subunit SecE, with translation MTETTGSTATPESGNPDGADAAAVTEDGKLSRRDRKRGGKRGKKGLFARIALFYRQIIAELRKVVWPTRGELLQYTSVVVIFVVVLMLLVFGLDYAFGKLSFQIFG, from the coding sequence GTGACGGAGACCACGGGCTCCACCGCAACGCCTGAGAGCGGCAACCCCGACGGCGCCGACGCGGCGGCTGTGACCGAGGACGGCAAGCTCTCCCGTCGGGACCGCAAGCGCGGCGGCAAGCGGGGCAAGAAGGGCCTGTTCGCCCGGATCGCCCTCTTCTACCGGCAGATCATCGCCGAGCTCCGCAAGGTCGTCTGGCCCACCCGCGGCGAGCTGCTGCAGTACACCAGCGTCGTCGTCATCTTCGTCGTGGTGCTGATGCTCCTGGTGTTCGGCCTCGACTACGCCTTCGGCAAGCTGAGCTTCCAGATCTTCGGCTGA
- a CDS encoding adenosine deaminase: MDRLRDVRSLPKAHLHLHFTGSMRPSTLLELADKHGVRLPEALSSGEPPKLRATDERGWFRFQRLYDTARSCLRDEADIRRLVRETAEDERRDGSRWLEIQVDPTSYAPRLGGLTPTLELVLDAAREAEEATGVGIRVLVAANRMKSPMDARTLARLAVRYADQGVVGFGLSNDERRGLARDFDRAFEIARAGGLLAAPHGGELSGPESVRDCLDDLGAGRIGHGVRAAEDDRLLQRLADRQVTCEVCPASNVALGVYDRQEKVPLRRLFDAGVPLALGADDPLLFGSRLAEQYAIAREVHAFSDAELAELARQSVRASRAPETVRKELLADIDAWLAEG; encoded by the coding sequence ATGGATCGCCTGCGTGATGTCCGGAGCCTCCCGAAGGCCCACCTGCACCTGCACTTCACCGGTTCGATGCGCCCGTCGACGCTGCTCGAACTGGCCGACAAGCACGGCGTCCGCCTGCCCGAGGCCCTGAGCTCGGGCGAGCCCCCGAAGCTGCGGGCCACCGACGAGCGCGGCTGGTTCCGCTTCCAACGGCTGTACGACACCGCGCGCTCCTGCCTGCGGGACGAGGCCGACATCCGGCGCCTGGTCCGCGAGACCGCCGAGGACGAGCGGCGGGACGGCTCCCGCTGGCTGGAGATCCAGGTCGACCCGACCTCGTACGCGCCACGGCTCGGCGGCCTCACGCCGACGCTGGAGCTGGTCCTGGACGCCGCGCGGGAGGCCGAGGAGGCCACCGGGGTGGGGATCCGGGTGCTGGTCGCCGCGAACCGGATGAAGTCCCCGATGGACGCCCGCACGCTGGCCCGTCTGGCGGTCCGGTACGCGGACCAGGGGGTGGTCGGGTTCGGCCTCTCCAACGACGAACGGCGCGGCCTGGCCCGGGACTTCGACCGGGCGTTCGAGATCGCCCGGGCCGGCGGCCTGCTGGCGGCCCCGCACGGCGGGGAGCTGTCCGGCCCCGAGTCGGTCCGGGACTGCCTGGACGACCTCGGCGCGGGCCGGATCGGCCACGGCGTCCGGGCCGCGGAGGACGACCGGCTGCTCCAGCGGCTGGCCGACCGGCAGGTCACCTGCGAGGTGTGCCCCGCCTCCAACGTGGCGCTGGGCGTCTACGACCGGCAGGAGAAGGTGCCGCTGCGGCGGCTGTTCGACGCGGGCGTGCCGCTGGCGCTGGGTGCGGACGACCCGCTGCTGTTCGGCTCGCGGCTGGCGGAGCAGTACGCCATCGCCCGGGAGGTGCACGCGTTCTCCGACGCCGAGCTCGCCGAGCTGGCCCGCCAGTCCGTCCGCGCCTCGCGCGCCCCGGAGACGGTCCGCAAGGAGCTCCTCGCCGACATCGACGCCTGGCTGGCGGAGGGGTGA
- the rplJ gene encoding 50S ribosomal protein L10, whose amino-acid sequence MARPDKAAAVAEITDKFRGSSAALLTEYRGLSVKQVKNLRRSLGQNAEYAVVKNTLTKIAANEAGITELDDLFAGPTAVAFVTGDPVESAKALRDFAKENPALIIKGGVLDGKALSGDEIKKLADLESREVLLSKLAGAMKGKQSQAAALFQALPSKLVRTVDALRDKVQQGGAGTPAPAEDAE is encoded by the coding sequence ATGGCAAGGCCCGACAAGGCTGCTGCCGTCGCCGAGATCACGGACAAGTTCCGTGGCTCCTCCGCGGCGCTGCTGACCGAGTACCGCGGTCTCTCGGTGAAGCAGGTCAAGAACCTGCGTCGCTCGCTGGGTCAGAACGCCGAGTACGCCGTGGTGAAGAACACGCTGACCAAGATTGCGGCCAATGAGGCCGGGATCACCGAGCTCGACGACCTGTTCGCGGGTCCGACGGCTGTCGCCTTCGTCACCGGTGACCCGGTGGAGTCGGCGAAGGCTCTGCGTGACTTCGCCAAGGAGAACCCCGCTCTCATCATCAAGGGCGGTGTCCTCGACGGTAAGGCGCTGTCCGGCGATGAGATCAAGAAGCTCGCGGACCTCGAGTCCCGCGAGGTGCTGCTCTCCAAGCTGGCCGGTGCCATGAAGGGCAAGCAGTCGCAGGCTGCCGCGCTCTTCCAGGCCCTGCCGTCGAAGCTCGTCCGCACGGTGGACGCGCTCCGCGACAAGGTGCAGCAGGGCGGTGCCGGTACGCCGGCTCCCGCCGAGGACGCGGAGTAA
- the rplL gene encoding 50S ribosomal protein L7/L12 — protein sequence MAKLTQDELLAQFEEMTLIELSEFVKAFEEKFDVTAAAPAAAVVMAGPAGGAEAVEEQDEFDVILEGAGDKKIQVIKEVRALTSLGLKEAKDLVDTAGAKVLEKVNKEAAEKAKAALEGAGAKVTVK from the coding sequence ATGGCGAAGCTGACCCAGGACGAGCTGCTCGCGCAGTTCGAGGAGATGACCCTCATCGAGCTCTCCGAGTTCGTGAAGGCCTTCGAGGAGAAGTTCGACGTCACCGCTGCCGCCCCGGCCGCCGCCGTCGTCATGGCCGGTCCGGCCGGTGGCGCCGAGGCCGTTGAGGAGCAGGACGAGTTCGACGTCATCCTCGAGGGTGCCGGCGACAAGAAGATCCAGGTCATCAAGGAGGTGCGCGCCCTGACCTCCCTCGGCCTGAAGGAGGCCAAGGACCTCGTCGACACCGCCGGTGCGAAGGTTCTGGAGAAGGTCAACAAGGAGGCCGCCGAGAAGGCGAAGGCCGCCCTTGAGGGCGCTGGCGCCAAGGTCACCGTCAAGTGA
- a CDS encoding MaoC family dehydratase produces the protein MAISFDEVEVGTELPAQSFPVTRATLVQYAGASGDFNPIHWNEKFALEVGLPDVIAHGMFTMAEAVRVVTDWVGDPGAVVEYGVRFTRPVPVPNDGVGAVIEVTGKVAALLEDRKVRVDLVATSGGQKVLGMSRAVVRLG, from the coding sequence ATGGCGATCAGCTTCGACGAGGTCGAGGTCGGCACCGAGCTGCCGGCCCAGTCGTTCCCGGTGACCCGCGCCACCCTGGTGCAGTACGCCGGCGCCTCGGGTGACTTCAACCCGATCCACTGGAACGAGAAGTTCGCGCTGGAGGTCGGCCTGCCCGACGTCATCGCGCACGGCATGTTCACCATGGCCGAGGCCGTCCGGGTGGTCACCGACTGGGTCGGCGACCCGGGCGCGGTGGTCGAGTACGGCGTGCGGTTCACCCGGCCGGTGCCGGTGCCGAACGACGGCGTGGGCGCGGTGATCGAGGTCACCGGGAAGGTGGCGGCGCTGCTGGAGGACCGCAAGGTCCGGGTCGACCTGGTGGCGACCAGCGGCGGGCAGAAGGTGCTGGGCATGTCGCGGGCGGTCGTCCGGCTGGGCTGA
- a CDS encoding UDP-N-acetylmuramate dehydrogenase yields the protein MLEELDAPLAPLTTLRLGGPARRLVTATTDAEVVDVVRTADEAGEPLLVIGGGSNLVIGDGGFDGTVLRVATRGFALDGTRLELAAGEVWAEAVARTVDAGLAGVEFLAGIPGSAGATPVQNVGAYGQEVAETITEVVAYDRLLKETVTLAGPDCSFSYRHSRFKADPDRYVVLRVRFGLADAGGQSSPVKYAEVARTLGVEAGERVDLRTAHETVLRLRAGKGMVLDPADHDTWSAGSFFTNPILADRQWGAFMDRLGDLRAPAYPAGEGFTKTSAAWLIDNAGFKKGHGSGPATLSTKHTLALTNRGAATTEDLLALAREVRDGVRAVFGVELVNEPVMVGVSL from the coding sequence GTGCTCGAAGAACTGGATGCCCCGCTCGCCCCGCTGACCACGCTCCGGCTCGGCGGCCCGGCCCGCCGGCTGGTCACCGCGACCACGGACGCCGAGGTCGTCGACGTCGTCCGCACGGCCGACGAGGCGGGCGAACCGCTGCTGGTGATCGGCGGCGGCTCCAACCTGGTGATCGGGGACGGCGGCTTCGACGGCACCGTCTTGCGGGTCGCCACCCGCGGCTTCGCGTTGGACGGCACACGGCTGGAGCTGGCCGCCGGCGAGGTCTGGGCCGAGGCCGTCGCCCGGACCGTGGACGCCGGCCTCGCGGGCGTCGAGTTCCTCGCGGGCATCCCCGGCTCGGCCGGCGCCACCCCCGTGCAGAACGTCGGCGCGTACGGCCAGGAGGTCGCCGAGACCATCACCGAGGTGGTCGCCTACGACCGGCTGCTCAAGGAGACCGTCACCCTCGCCGGGCCCGACTGCTCCTTCTCCTATCGGCACAGCCGCTTCAAGGCCGACCCCGACCGGTACGTCGTGCTTAGGGTCCGCTTCGGGCTCGCGGACGCCGGCGGACAGTCCTCCCCGGTGAAGTACGCCGAGGTGGCCCGGACGCTCGGCGTCGAGGCCGGCGAGCGGGTCGACCTGAGGACGGCGCACGAGACCGTGCTGCGGCTCCGGGCCGGCAAGGGCATGGTGCTGGACCCGGCGGACCACGACACCTGGTCGGCGGGGTCCTTCTTCACCAACCCGATCCTGGCGGACCGTCAGTGGGGCGCGTTCATGGACCGGTTGGGCGACCTTCGGGCGCCCGCGTACCCGGCGGGGGAGGGCTTCACCAAGACCTCGGCGGCCTGGCTGATCGACAACGCCGGCTTCAAGAAGGGCCACGGCAGCGGGCCGGCCACGCTGTCCACCAAGCACACCCTGGCCCTGACCAACCGCGGGGCGGCGACCACCGAGGACCTGCTGGCGCTGGCGCGGGAGGTCCGCGACGGGGTCCGCGCGGTGTTCGGGGTGGAGCTGGTGAACGAGCCGGTGATGGTCGGCGTCAGCCTCTAG
- a CDS encoding MFS transporter, translating to MSENQGLGRTGVRTLVITSVAGFMASLDNLVVTTALPAIREELGGGLSDLEWTVSAYTLTFAVLLMLGAALGDRFGRRRLFLTGLGIFTLGSAAAALAPDIGSLIAARAVQGAGAAVMMPITLTLLTVAVPAAKRGLAFGIWGGVNGLAIATGPLIGGSLTEHLSWQWIFWLNVPVGLILLPFARYALRESRGARPRLDLPGTALVSAGLLGLVLGLIRGNPDGWTSPTVLTSLVLGVLLLIAFVGYELRVAPQPMLPMRLFRSRAFSAVNAASLLMFLGMFGSIFLISQYLQNIGGYNPQEAGVRMLPWTAMPLIVAPIAGMLSDRIGGRPIVVTGLTLQALGLVMFAAIAANTSAYSAQIPTLVVCGIGMSLYFAPTANLVMASVRPEEQGIASGANNALREVGGALGVAVLSAVFSAQGGYGSADLFTDGLVPALYVGAAAVGAAAVAAALIPRRRRSGTAGTDTEAVATATTSSRETVDGPRKQAAGSR from the coding sequence ATGAGCGAGAACCAAGGACTCGGCCGCACCGGCGTCCGCACGTTGGTGATCACCAGCGTGGCCGGCTTCATGGCGAGCCTGGACAACCTGGTCGTCACCACCGCGCTGCCCGCCATCCGCGAGGAGCTCGGCGGCGGCCTGTCCGACCTGGAGTGGACGGTCAGCGCCTACACCCTGACCTTCGCCGTGCTGCTGATGCTCGGCGCGGCCCTGGGTGACCGGTTCGGCCGCCGCCGGCTCTTCCTGACCGGCCTGGGGATCTTCACCCTCGGCTCCGCCGCGGCCGCCCTCGCCCCGGACATCGGGTCGCTGATCGCCGCCCGCGCGGTCCAGGGCGCCGGCGCCGCGGTGATGATGCCGATCACCCTGACCCTGCTCACCGTTGCCGTCCCCGCCGCCAAGCGCGGCCTGGCCTTCGGCATCTGGGGCGGCGTCAACGGCCTGGCCATCGCCACCGGCCCGCTGATCGGCGGCAGCCTGACCGAGCACCTCTCCTGGCAGTGGATCTTCTGGCTGAACGTTCCGGTCGGCCTGATCCTGCTGCCCTTCGCCCGGTACGCGCTCCGCGAGAGCCGCGGCGCCCGCCCGCGCCTCGACCTCCCGGGCACGGCCCTGGTCAGTGCCGGCCTGTTGGGGCTGGTCCTCGGCCTGATCCGCGGCAACCCGGACGGCTGGACCAGCCCGACCGTGCTGACCTCCCTGGTCCTCGGCGTCCTCCTGCTGATCGCCTTCGTGGGGTACGAGCTGAGGGTGGCCCCCCAGCCGATGCTGCCGATGCGGCTGTTCCGCAGCCGGGCCTTCTCGGCGGTGAACGCGGCGAGCCTGCTGATGTTCCTCGGCATGTTCGGCTCGATCTTCCTGATCAGCCAGTACCTGCAGAACATCGGCGGCTACAACCCGCAGGAGGCCGGCGTCCGGATGCTGCCCTGGACCGCGATGCCGCTGATCGTCGCCCCGATCGCGGGCATGCTCTCGGACCGGATCGGCGGCCGCCCGATCGTGGTCACCGGCCTCACCCTGCAGGCCCTCGGTCTGGTGATGTTCGCCGCCATCGCGGCCAACACCTCGGCGTACAGCGCCCAGATCCCCACCCTGGTGGTCTGCGGCATCGGGATGTCCCTCTACTTCGCACCCACCGCCAATCTGGTGATGGCCAGTGTCCGCCCCGAGGAGCAGGGCATCGCCTCCGGCGCCAACAACGCCCTTCGGGAGGTCGGCGGAGCCCTCGGCGTGGCCGTGCTCTCGGCCGTCTTCTCCGCCCAGGGCGGGTACGGCTCCGCGGACCTGTTCACCGACGGCCTGGTGCCCGCGCTGTACGTCGGCGCCGCGGCGGTCGGAGCCGCGGCGGTGGCCGCCGCACTGATCCCCCGACGGCGCCGGAGCGGCACCGCCGGAACGGACACCGAGGCCGTTGCCACCGCGACTACCAGCAGCCGGGAGACGGTGGACGGGCCGCGCAAGCAGGCGGCCGGCAGCCGCTGA
- a CDS encoding DUF3291 domain-containing protein, whose product MLPLPWTPGPAAPRHPAEVTVMASELRLRRLRDVPRFLTASMAILRQTRKAPGAVGVTLRAAPLKRTFWTLSAWESREAINAFVRAEPHRSLMVGLRPAMAGSVFTFWQAAGGPPPTWAEADRRIEDQRRKETRAGTGRPDAA is encoded by the coding sequence ATGCTTCCCCTCCCCTGGACCCCCGGCCCCGCCGCCCCGCGCCACCCCGCCGAGGTCACCGTGATGGCCTCCGAACTCCGCCTGCGCCGGCTGCGCGACGTCCCGCGCTTCCTCACCGCTTCGATGGCCATCCTCCGGCAGACGCGGAAGGCGCCCGGGGCGGTCGGCGTCACCCTCCGCGCCGCCCCGCTGAAGCGCACCTTCTGGACGCTCTCCGCGTGGGAGAGCCGGGAGGCGATCAACGCCTTCGTCCGGGCCGAACCGCACCGCTCGCTGATGGTCGGCCTCCGCCCGGCCATGGCCGGCTCGGTGTTCACCTTCTGGCAGGCCGCCGGCGGACCGCCGCCCACCTGGGCCGAGGCCGACCGCCGGATCGAGGACCAGCGCAGGAAGGAGACCCGGGCCGGCACCGGACGACCGGACGCGGCATGA
- the rplA gene encoding 50S ribosomal protein L1, giving the protein MKRSKALTAADAKVDRSRIYAPLEAIRLAKATSVTKFDGTVEVAMRLGVDPRKADQMVRSTVILPHGTGKTARVLVFATGDRAEAARAAGADIVGSDELIDEVAKGRLDFDAVVATPDLMGKVGRLGRVLGPRGLMPNPKTGTVTPDVAKAVNDIKGGKIEFRVDKHSNLHLIIGKASFSDEQLVENYAAALDEVLRAKPAAAKGRYIKKIAFSTTMGPGVQVDPNRTRNLLVEEDPAAV; this is encoded by the coding sequence GTGAAGCGCAGCAAGGCCCTCACGGCCGCGGACGCCAAGGTCGACCGCAGCCGCATCTACGCCCCGCTCGAGGCCATCCGCCTCGCCAAGGCGACCTCCGTCACCAAGTTCGACGGCACCGTCGAGGTGGCCATGCGTCTGGGTGTCGACCCGCGCAAGGCCGACCAGATGGTCCGCAGCACCGTGATCCTCCCGCACGGCACCGGCAAGACCGCTCGGGTCCTGGTCTTCGCGACCGGTGACCGTGCCGAGGCCGCACGTGCTGCCGGCGCCGACATCGTCGGCTCCGACGAGCTGATCGACGAGGTCGCCAAGGGTCGCCTGGACTTCGACGCCGTCGTCGCCACCCCGGACCTCATGGGCAAGGTCGGCCGCCTCGGCCGCGTGCTCGGTCCCCGTGGCCTGATGCCGAACCCGAAGACCGGCACCGTCACCCCCGATGTCGCCAAGGCTGTCAACGACATCAAGGGCGGCAAGATCGAGTTCCGCGTCGACAAGCACTCGAACCTGCACCTGATCATCGGCAAGGCCTCCTTCTCCGATGAGCAGCTGGTCGAGAACTACGCCGCCGCGCTCGACGAGGTCCTCCGGGCCAAGCCGGCCGCCGCCAAGGGCCGCTACATCAAGAAGATCGCGTTCTCGACCACCATGGGCCCCGGCGTCCAGGTGGACCCGAACCGCACCCGCAACCTCCTCGTCGAGGAGGACCCGGCCGCGGTCTGA